atttaaagtgAAAAATGAGGACATAAAAATTCAAATCTTAACCTTTTATTAAAAAATGTATATTTCAATTCTAACTCGTATATATTATACTTCTTTAATTTCTTCATTTGGAGAAAATTTGTCGAGATATAGAACCTCTCATaggattcattattttttttttaccttcgaatgtaatttaataaattagtCATTGTGAGAAAAAGTTGACTAGCTCGCTCCCACATAATTTAGTCATGTAAAATTTGGAGTTGAATATCGACGTATGCCTACTCTAGCTGGACAAAATACTCGTCCAGTCACTGCCTAGAACCAGTGCCGGCCTGAGGTGGTCAATATGGGCCACCACACAAGGCCCCATCTCTTAGTGGGCCCCATTTGTTTATTTTAAAGtaaagtttatattttttttttatagtattAACAAATAATccagtgaaaaaaaaataattaaaaatgatCTAAGTATAAATTATACATTGTTATGGTCTTATAAAAGTACCAAAACACACGAACATGATATTTTCTTCCTCCACCCTCTCCTATTTCCCTAAATGGCTAAACCTATCCTACGGGATTATCTGGAATGGTTAGTGCATAGAAGCTTGTCACTTGAGAGCATGGGTTCAAACCGTGAGGTAGTCAGGGCGTAATTCCCTGGTCCCTGTGCACCTCTTCCCACTACGCACTAACTTCTCCAGCTaccgtgatttatctccctcgTGAAGACTTTGGGCGTGGTGCggcaggggcgctgggggcgagcgatatcgccttttgccacctaaATGGCTAAACCTAATCTGTTGCCTTTTGTTCTTTGAACCTTTCACCCACACCGATGCCAATGCCGACACCGAAGACTCGATAGGCTTTATTGGGTGCAGACAATGTGCCGGTCATGCGAAGTCACGAACCCTAGTGATCTCGAGCGTCATCATCACAAATTCATAGTAACCTCTGGGCTTCGTGGCCATTAAAGCAACATCGGATTGGGGTATTAGGTTTCCATTTCTATTTATGTGTCTATTATTTTGCTTAAATTTGTTTAGTTGGATTATACTTTGATTACCGGTTCAGCATCAAATTAAAGTAATTTTTCTCTAAAATTTGTGATTTTTGGATTTCTAATAATTAAGGTGGGTAATTAAAGGGTAGACATTGTGCCATTATAGGAAAAATAGACAAGGATAGAATATCTATGAATATGTGATTTAGGCATTACAAGATATATTACACAAACACACTAACACAATAATATAGTTGGTTAGTAATCTAATATTTTGGTGGAATTAATTTTGGCCATATAGTTTAATTACCGTCCTTGAGAAAATTCATTCATAGCAACTAGCAAATCTTCACGAAGCCTCACTGTTTGACACCTTGTAGATGTGCAGACCTCATGGTAAAAGTTTAAGGTTGCAACAAAAAGGATAACTTATGATTAAATCCCAAAAATATCATGGTTGATGAACAAAATTGTTGCTCCACTTTGATATTTCTTgtatcaaaagatttttttttttatcggtCCCTTCAAAATTTAAGACCGGTCCTACCTTAAACTGTAGTTTATAACTGTTATCACGATATGGGCAAAACATATGTATCATTAGAGAAAGCGATGTTGACGTCTCCTGCCAAGTCCCAACACTTTGCACATGTCTCACTATTCAAAACGTAATAAAGAGAAACACTTTCGAATTTACCTGCtagctaaaaataataataataattttaatcatgtGCTCTCTATTTATACATGCCCATCGCGAGAAAGAATTGCTAGAGCAAGAGAAAGGAAAGTAGAATATCAAACATAGCGAAGATGGTGGCAAGAATGGAGTTGAAAAGTATAGCCGGCGCAGTGTATGTGCAATTGGCATACGCGGCAATGTTCCTGGCATCACGACTAGCCTTCACCAAAGGCATGAGCCACTTCGCCTTCGTCCTCTATCGTCAAATCGTTGCCACTCTCGCCATCGGCCTTCCAGCAGCTTACTACCTCTATAGGTACGTATGTACATATAAGTTACATGAAAATTGCATAGTCTAATAAATTCTGCCTTTAATTTTGAGTTAGAACGGATCAAATATTTTGCAACCATTGCCCGagagataaaagaaaagaaattattaGAACAGATCAAATATTTTGCAACCATTGCCCGagagataaaagaaaagaaatgattAGAACAGATCAAATATTTTGCAACCATTGTCAGAGAGAGAGAgcgaaagggaaaaaaaaaacaaagaaaataaaataaaataaattattgttGATTTAGATGTTTTGTACAATCAATCAGGGGTGGGAGGTGGAGCTGTATGACTTGGAGGAGCATGAAACACGTCTTCATCCTTGCACTGATCGGGTAATTGTATATAAATTAACAAACGAGCATGCATGTTTTTTTTACTAtggtaattttaattttcaatagtcTAACAAAGGTGTATGCACCAAACTTTATTGGATCTCAAGTAGAAAAAAAACAAGACATATGATAAGTGTGGATCCATGCTTGTCAGAAGGGACTGTGTATATGATAAGTGTGGATCCATGCTTCTCACATgggtagtatatatatatataactcgtGCTGCTGTAGTTCCCTTTATTTTTGTATGAAATTTTAAACCCATTTATCATCATACTCTTACACGTTCCCTTTATTTTTGTATGAAATTTTAAATCTTGATTTAATTGAGGCAACTAGTTCTGTATgggaaaaatataataaaatatctaaTATAACATATAGGATAAGCTTCAGTCAAAATTTCTACTATGCTGGATTGGCGTTGACTTCCTCGACCTTCGCCAGCACCATGAACAATCTGATACCCGTCGTCACTTTCTTGCTCGCCTACTTCCTCAAGTAAGACTCTCTCTCCCTTATTAATTTGAAGAAATATCAAGATAAAAttctaataataaatttaaataagctGAACAGTTGAATATGCAAGAAAACAAGCTCAatgaaaagaattattattattattattattgcttaTCAATTATGAGTTCATTTAGATTGGAGCGAGTAAGAATAAAGGTATGGGTTGGACAAGCTAAGATCCTCGGCACACTTTTTTGTGTTGGTGGAGCAATGCTGATGACATTCTACGAGAACACTACACGACAAAGTCAAGAGGTTTCACAGGCACAACAACTACTGTATCTGGATCATTTTCCTTTGGCTCAATCATTGCTCAAACATGTTGGCAAAATCCATGGAAGCTTCCTCTTTGGAGCACTTCTTACCATCATAGGCTCTTGGTCCATGTCCTTCTTCATGATCTATCAGGTTTTAATTACTTtgatctctctttctctctctctctctctctctaatgCCATTTATGCCTTCTTTTCCAAAATATACTCGCAATTTAGACACCTTAATGATTTATTCTCATTTGAGTTCGAATGGTTCCAAAAGGCAGCAAAAAATAACAATCAAAGTTTACATCAGGTTGCATTGTCTCTTCCTCTGTCAATATCAAGTAGGATACCCTTCTATTTTCTGGTCTTATTTGTATTAATTTTGAATATGACAGGCATGGATCGTGCGAGAATACCCTTCTCAGCTCACCCTTTCTGCCATGGTCAGCTTCATGGGTTGCCTCCAGTGTGCCCTAGTTTCTCTCCTCCTTGAGAACCCTTCAGCTTTGGTCATACAATGGGACATGCAGCTTCTCCTCATAGCTTACAGTGTACACAGACAGCTCTCTCTATCTTATATGCACGGCATTAATTTTAAGCATTTCAGTAATCAGGATGGtcattgcttatatatatatatatatatactgcagGGAATATTTTGCACAGGTTTAGGGTTCTTCATCATAATGTGGTGTGTGAAAGAAAGAGGCCCAGTCTTTATCACCATGTTTAGTCCTTTGTCATCAGTGGTTGTGGCCATCATGGAGCCCTTGGTGCTTCACGCGCAACTCACTTGGGGAAGGTAATAACACTACTCTCTATTCTTAATGAACTCTCTTCATTCTCTACTGTCTGATGATAtccatgtgtatatatatatatgaataatatCAGTGTATTGGGCATGGCTATAATCATTGCTGGTCTCTACCTATACCTGTGGGCCAAAGCTCAAGATGGCAACCCTTCCACGGATCAGCCTCAACTCACTGATGAGGAAGAAGGCAACCAGGCACCTCTGCTAGCTCATTCTAATTCCTAGTCACTAGCTACCAGAAAATAATACTATACAGATGAGTTTTTgagacaaaaataaaatctatttcGAAATTATCTAAATCAGAAATAGATTTAGCAGTGAGTGCATGCAATGCATTTATGGATATCTTATGCATCATTAATTAAAATAAGTACTAGCTATGTTACATGAATATAATTGTTCTCATGCATGCTTGTTCtcttttatatattataatatgCCAGTCCAAAAGGTACCCTGTAAACTTAtttgaaagcatgcatatttctatgtAAGAGACTGAAAAGTAAATATAAAGGCTACTTTCGAAAAGAAGGGTCCGAGCAGAGCACTAAATGAATGAAAAGAAAGATATGGTGAGGAGGAACGATCAATGGAGAAAATTGTACACTTATCCTTAGAGGTGGCAAATGGCTCAGGTTGCACACGATATATAGATTGACCTAACATGGTATGGGTCATACTTAGAACGGTTTGCCATAGGCTAGGCCATGCTTGACATTGCGTAGGTTTAAATCATGCTAAGCTCAATACATGAGTAGTTGTTACAATATTACAATAGTATGGTATTACATGAATATTTACTACATATTATAACAGTTAGTGGTAGAAACTACTAATTAACTATTACATAGTCGTAAGCTACTAAATAATTGCTATTTAGTTATAGGTAAAATTTAAACTCTAAATCCTAAACTCTAAAATCTTGagtcttaaattttaaatattaattactattatatcaaaatactatTTATTGTTGGTCCCTTGACAACcggctagaggggatgaatagtttgtataataaaaacaaacaaatcttCTTCAAACTTTTATAGCTTTAATAAATattctaacacttgcataaaaataagagactaattaaagaaggaAAGAGACTATAATTTTTACTTAGTTATAATCGGGaatattgttaatccaagactcttGACCACTAATCAAATTTTCCTTTCGACgttggcggagaagcctcttacaacagttgtaaaataccgaaaagggGTCAAATAACCAtaagagaatttttagaaatttttttagaattaatcggagctcatatgacgtatgttaaggggataaattattgggcTAGAGGAAAGCATGTTTAAGCTATCCTATTTGAATgagaaaatgtttaatttctttaaatatttctttttttcttctctcccgTGCCCTAATCTCTCGACGCCGAACCCTCTTCTCCCTTCTCCCCTCTTCCCTCTCGCGAAGCCTTCCCCTCTTCCCCTCCTCTTCGTCACCGACGCAGATTCGGCCACTAGCCCTCTCCCTTGCgtcatctccttcctcttctctttagCCAATAACGCCCTTGCAACCTTGAAGCCGCAGCGCCACCTCCTCTTCTCATTGCGAACGGCAAGCACTCACCAGAAGCCGAAGCCACCACCGCCTCCCTCTTCCGTGCCCTAGCGTCGTCTACTCTGTCCTAGTTTGGTCTTCACTGCAGGCCTACCTTTCCTCCAGTGGATCGTCGCCGAGCAATGGAGATTCGGCTTGGGCTCGAGTTCACCTACGGAATTCCCTTTCCCGCTTGATCCAAGTCGCGTGAACCCTCCTTTCCATCGCTGGTTTAGGGTTTCCGGCGGCCAGATTTAAGGTATACACTAAACCTAAATCTACCATCGTCGTTTCTCTGCTCCAGCCACCACAGTAGCTCAAGACCATTACTGTAGTTTGCTTCTATTGGTAGCTCAGCTCGCCAGTTGCCACCATCCTCATCAGCTGTGCCCAGCCAAGCCAATCATGGTCGCCTCATCAGTGTCGTGAGTCGTATCAGTCATTGCTAGATCAGCAACCAGCTGTAGGAAGAGAAGTCGAAGGTAATTAATACTTTAACCTAAGCTTTGTTGTCCTGTGTTATCATTGATTAGGAGTTAGAATGtagttgtgatatgttgattgGGTTGGCTGTTATTAGGATGTCGAGAGGATAGTTTCCTTGCAAAGGGATTTCCAAAAGTTAACTTTGTTGGTGcaacggagaccggcaagaggggggtgaattgcctgcaataaaaactaaaccctcctcaaggctttcaacttaaataacaaagcaacagttatgaaattcaacagaactaacataaacagaaatataagactcaactatttacttggttacaaccaagaaggttgttaatccaagacagtaagagagtgcactaaaagaagtctccttctctgaaggcggagtagccttttacacttgaagagcacagaactgtTGCTTAGGAAATGAGAGTACAGGAGTTGTATTTTGAAGTCGTTCGTATTCGTTCACTGTTTTCGATATGCTaagagctacccgagaccctctttatataggggttctcgagcttatcagttcacctgatccttcgggataaagtttgactcgagagggatcggtcgaccgatccccaggttcggtcgaccgccCAGCTtcgcgtccaggtgcagtctctgtggatcgagcttgggttcggtcgaccgatccttttgttcggtcgaccgatctgccaaTGGTCTTCTGCTGAGTTTGCCCGATCAgattgctcgacttggtctctggatagacttcggttcggtcgaccgatcaaaaggttcggtcgaccgatcagctccccaaaggttggctgcttgacgtggcttctgacgtgtcaccaacaacTGGCTACGGATACAgaagggttcggtcaaccgatcaaggggttcggtcgaccgaaccattgacaagtcaacttccagttgacttgttccggttctgctccttgggtgattgcggcttaccggaatagggctcacccgaacccaattcccggccttctcctcgagcaggcttcctccccggctttacgtccctcgaacaccgcgcacgttcttctcgcccaccgggtgtactcttccgcatctctcccgtccttcggacgcaccgagcccgtcggctcccttcccgtgtcatccttctcgccaactgcgtcttccgctcgacttcctgtgctcctaagttcctgcacactcagacacagggatcagaccaaacgcaggacctaaccaacttggttgatcacatcaaaactaccacggggttcaacaaacTTGAACCCATTCAATTACTGCTTTGGGGGAAAGTTCATGATTGGTAACCTTAATCTAGAAAGTTTATGGTATGACTATGGTTAATTgagaatttaatttaatctaaccACTTTGATagattaatccataatcatgttcGACGAGAGTTGTTCTAATTAggtggggagtttatttagctatttacttcgtatgtaattagctaaatatattatgtgatttgcaggactttgattcgagacgagcgccTCAACGTGGGATTTGTTCCGATACAATCTTCGTTTTTAAGACGGATACcttaacttatctttttgatattgtcatttaaTATGCATAGTAGATTATAACGAGTAGTAATGGTTATGTCTATATCTGCATTGGTAGGTCAGGTCTTTACTTGATACCTGTAGCATGCTTATTTGTTGTCTGCTATACATCCATGTTTATACCCTCTTGATTATTGCCATGTGTATTTTATGTTTATAGAGGTAATTGTTGgaacccaaggttgttttggtgtgatcaacaagttaagttagatcctgtgtgtttttaaccttgtgtctaagtgtgcaggaacttaggaacacaggtaattGAGCGGAAGacggacggcacgcggtgcgtccgagggacaaggcgctgcgaaagagtacaccgatggacaagaagcactacaacaaaaactctcatagacatcggttttccaccggtgtctattacattttcgaccgatgtctatgaaggcgatgtaaaaggtctgtcattttagacatcgggttaaaaccggtgtagtatcacttaacgacatcgattttcgaatcggttataaaccgatgtagtatcacttaacgacactgtttcagcaacggtgtaaaaccgatgtaatatgaatataccttgacaactacccgttggttgttttttcccttgaCACTTTGAATTTGCAGAGCTCAAACACCCATTCCTTATCAATTACACGTTACACTCAAAACTTATCTTGTACACAAAATCACCAAAGAAATTATAGCGACGGAACTGCAATAAGGGAAAAGACTGTTATTATACATGGCTCATAGTAATTGTTAACCTCGGTTTGTCTCGACAAGGAAAGAATAACTACCACAAAAACACTATTGGTGAGCAACTTTCAATCAACTTTACATGTTGAAATATCTAAGAGCTTTACAAATTTTGATGGCCAGTTTATAAACCTAGCTTCTTGTTCAAAAGAGTAGGTCCAACAGTTGAACCACCAGGAACCTCAGTTCACAGGAGGGGAATTAGTATACCATATTTGGGATGATTTCTATATCCAGGCTAGAGAACCTCGATCATTTGCCACTTGAGGTCTGCCTTGGGTAGGCGTGGCTAGTCTGTTGGCATTAATTTCCTGAGGAGATAAACAATTTTGTTTCCAAGTCATAAAGAATGCAGATAGATGCAACAATAAAGTGCAAACATCAAAAGAGTTAACGCAGCAATACTTACATCCATGTATCCTCAATATGATGTTCTGGTGATGTTTCAGGAGAATGGAAGGCAGGAGGTAAGGGATGAATTAGCTTTGGGACAACCACAAGATCTCGTCCCAAAACCAAAATTGCCCCCGTGTTATTTGTTGTTCCTGGATATATGGATTGAAAGAAAATTAGGAGAATTAATAGACA
This window of the Zingiber officinale cultivar Zhangliang chromosome 3B, Zo_v1.1, whole genome shotgun sequence genome carries:
- the LOC121968512 gene encoding WAT1-related protein At2g37450-like isoform X2, which produces MVARMELKSIAGAVYVQLAYAAMFLASRLAFTKGMSHFAFVLYRQIVATLAIGLPAAYYLYRISFSQNFYYAGLALTSSTFASTMNNLIPVVTFLLAYFLKLERVRIKVWVGQAKILGTLFCVGGAMLMTFYENTTRQSQEVSQAQQLLYLDHFPLAQSLLKHVGKIHGSFLFGALLTIIGSWSMSFFMIYQAWIVREYPSQLTLSAMVSFMGCLQCALVSLLLENPSALVIQWDMQLLLIAYSGIFCTGLGFFIIMWCVKERGPVFITMFSPLSSVVVAIMEPLVLHAQLTWGSVLGMAIIIAGLYLYLWAKAQDGNPSTDQPQLTDEEEGNQAPLLAHSNS
- the LOC121968512 gene encoding WAT1-related protein At2g37460-like isoform X1 translates to MVARMELKSIAGAVYVQLAYAAMFLASRLAFTKGMSHFAFVLYRQIVATLAIGLPAAYYLYRGGRWSCMTWRSMKHVFILALIGISFSQNFYYAGLALTSSTFASTMNNLIPVVTFLLAYFLKLERVRIKVWVGQAKILGTLFCVGGAMLMTFYENTTRQSQEVSQAQQLLYLDHFPLAQSLLKHVGKIHGSFLFGALLTIIGSWSMSFFMIYQAWIVREYPSQLTLSAMVSFMGCLQCALVSLLLENPSALVIQWDMQLLLIAYSGIFCTGLGFFIIMWCVKERGPVFITMFSPLSSVVVAIMEPLVLHAQLTWGSVLGMAIIIAGLYLYLWAKAQDGNPSTDQPQLTDEEEGNQAPLLAHSNS